The Lactuca sativa cultivar Salinas chromosome 2, Lsat_Salinas_v11, whole genome shotgun sequence genome includes a window with the following:
- the LOC111903259 gene encoding enolase: protein MATIKAVKARQIFDSRGNPTVEVDVTLSDGTLARAAVPSGASTGIYEALELRDGGSDYLGKGVLKAVENVNSIIGPALIGKDPSEQTKIDNLMVQELDGTVNEWGWCKQKLGANAILAVSLAVCKAGASVKKIPLYKHIANLAGNKTLVLPVPAFNVINGGSHAGNKLAMQEFMILPVGASSFKEAMKMGVEVYHNLKSVIKKKYGQDATNVGDEGGFAPNIQENKEGLELLKTAIAKAGYTGKVVIGMDVAASEFYEDKGKTYDLNFKEENNDGSEKISGDSLKNVYKSFVGDYPIVSIEDPFDQDDWEHYAKMTSEIGEQVQIVGDDLLVTNPKRVEKAIREKSCNALLLKVNQIGSVTESIEAVRMSKRAGWGVMASHRSGETEDTFIADLSVGLSTGQIKTGAPCRSERLAKYNQLLRIEEELGAAAVYAGAKFRAPVEPY, encoded by the exons ATGGCGACGATCAAGGCTGTTAAAGCTCGTCAGATATTCGACAGCCGTGGTAATCCTACAGTTGAA GTTGATGTTACGCTCTCTGATGGAACATTGGCCAGAGCTGCAGTACCCAGTGGTGCTTCAACAG GTATATATGAAGCCCTAGAGTTAAGAGATGGAGGTTCTGACTATCTAGGAAAAGGTGTCTTGAAG GCTGTGGAGAATGTCAACTCAATAATCGGACCTGCCTTAATTGGAAAG GACCCTTCAGAGCAAACAAAAATTGACAACTTGATGGTTCAAGAACTTGATGGAACTGTAAACGAATGGGGTTGGTGCAAACAGAAG CTTGGAGCAAATGCTATACTAGCAGTCTCACTTGCTGTGTGTAAAGCAGGAGCTTCAGTCAAAAAAATCCCTCTCTATAAG CACATTGCAAACCTTGCTGGAAACAAGACCTTGGTGCTGCCTGTACCAGCATTCAACGTGATAAATGGAGGTTCACATGCAGGCAACAAGCTTGCAATGCAGGAGTTCATGATTCTCCCTGTTGGTGCTTCTTCTTTCAAGGAAGCCATGAAAATGGGCGTGGAAGTATATCATAACTTAAAGTCTGTGATCAAAAAGAAATATGGTCAGGATGCCACAAACGTTGGTGATGAAGGTGGCTTTGCTCCCAACATCCAG GAGAACAAAGAAGGTCTTGAGCTCTTGAAGACTGCAATAGCAAAAGCTGGATATACTGGAAAA GTTGTTATTGGAATGGATGTTGCTGCGTCTGAGTTCTATGAAGACAAGGGCAAAACCTATGATTTGAACTTTAAGGAAGAG AACAACGATGGATCTGAGAAGATATCAGGGGACAGTTTGAAGAACGTGTACAAGTCATTTGTGGGCGACTACCCGATTGTATCCATTGAGGATCCGTTTGATCAAGATGACTGGGAACATTATGCAAAGATGACATCAGAAATTGGTGAACAGGTTCAGATTGTTGGTGATGATCTTCTCGTGACAAATCCCAAGCGTGTAGAGAAAGCAATCAGAGAGAAGAGTTGCAATGCCCTTCTTCTTAAG gtgAACCAAATTGGATCGGTTACAGAAAGCATTGAGGCAGTGAGAATGTCGAAGCGTGCTGGATGGGGTGTGATGGCCAGCCATAGAAGTGGTGAAACAGAGGATACTTTTATTGCGGATCTTTCAGTTGGCTTGTCAACG GGTCAGATTAAAACTGGAGCTCCTTGTCGTTCAGAACGACTTGCGAAGTACAACCAG CTTCTGAGGATAGAAGAAGAGTTGGGAGCAGCAGCAGTGTATGCAGGAGCAAAATTCCGTGCACCAGTTGAGCCTTATTAA